A section of the Sebastes fasciatus isolate fSebFas1 chromosome 5, fSebFas1.pri, whole genome shotgun sequence genome encodes:
- the pigc gene encoding phosphatidylinositol N-acetylglucosaminyltransferase subunit C, producing the protein MGPDGAPGPAVPWRKVLWEHQPFPDNYVDQRFLEELRRNEGIRQYRYWAVVKEAGFVGEQLSCVAIFITLWLYMEQGRLSPETLLWTSLVCALLGYGLHQALSSQVEPGCEPRTRLADLQSAAIFFSFTFGFSPVLKTLTESVSTDTVYAMTAVMLLAHLVSFPYAQPSPPGSLSLNAALFASVCLASRLPGALHTFAMLSCALLVFALWPCLLQRLRENAPSQFTGVCVGMCIGGVGGLGSQTPGGAVLLALALGSVTLLCPLLLVRLQRHKDNIHGPWDEAEIQEDLSHFLH; encoded by the exons ATGGGGCCAGACGGTGCCCCAGGTCCAGCTGTGCCCTGGCGGAAGGTGCTTTGGGAGCACCAGCCGTTCCCTGATAACTACGTAGACCAGCGGTTCCTGGAGGAGTTACGGAGGAATGAGGGCATCCGGCAGTACCGCTACTGGGCTGTGGTGAAAGAGGCAGGCTTTGTTGGAGAGCAGCTGTCCTGTGTGGCCATTTTTATCACCCTCTGGCTCTACATGGAGCAG GGTCGGCTGTCCCCTGAGACGCTGCTGTGGACCAGCCTGGTCTGCGCCCTGCTGGGTTATGGACTGCACCAAGCCTTGTCGTCTCAAGTCGAACCAGGCTGTGAGCCCCGGACCCGTCTGGCTGACTTACAGAGTgcagctatttttttttccttcacctTTGGCTTCTCGCCAGTTCTGAAGACACTAACGGAGTCCGTGAGTACCGACACAGTGTACGCCATGACTGCTGTGATGCTGCTGGCCCACCTGGTGTCGTTCCCTTACGCCCAGCCCTCACCTCCTGGCAGCCTCTCCCTGAATGCAGCCCTGTTTGCCTCGGTGTGTTTAGCCTCAAGGTTACCCGGCGCTCTGCACACCTTCGCCATGCTCAGCTGTGCCCTGCTGGTGTTTGCTCTGTGGCCCTGCCTGCTGCAAAGGCTGAGGGAGAACGCCCCCAGTCAGTTTACTGGGGTGTGTGTTGGAATGTGTATCGGAGGGGTGGGTGGTCTGGGGTCCCAGACGCCAGGGGGAGCCGTGCTCTTAGCCCTGGCCTTAGGGAGTGTTACGTTACTCTGCCCCCTGCTGCTAGTCAGACTGCAGAGGCACAAGGACAACATCCATGGACCCTGGGATGAGGCTGAGATTCAGGAGGACCTCAGCCACTTCCTTCACTAA
- the tmed5 gene encoding transmembrane emp24 domain-containing protein 5, with amino-acid sequence MEVLRLVLSVLSVFVALFSDRFVSSFSQAVDSDYTFTLPAGRKECFYQTMMRNASMEIEYQVLDGAGLDVDFHITSPSGHQLFSDYHKSDGVHTVEIVENGDYMFCFDNTFSTVSEKLVFFELILDNMEREEEDWHNYIEGTDKLDMKLEDIMDTINNVKARLGKSVHIQNLLRAFEARDRNIQESNFDTVNFWSIFNVIIMMLVSSVQVYLVRSLFEDKRKIRT; translated from the exons ATGGAGGTTCTCCGGCTGGTTCTGAGTGTCCTGTCCGTGTTTGTTGCTCTATTCTCGGACAGGTTTGTGTCTTCCTTCTCTCAGGCTGTGGACAGCGACTACACGTTCACTCTGCCAGCAGGTCGCAAGGAATGTTTCTACCAGACTATGATGAGGAATGCCTCCATGGAGATTGAATACCAG GTACTAGATGGTGCAGGTCTCGATGTAGATTTCCACATCACCTCTCCTTCCGGCCACCAGCTGTTCAGTGACTACCACAAGTCAGATGGAGTGCACAC TGTTGAGATTGTCGAGAACGGAGACTACATGTTCTGCTTCGACAACACGTTCAGTACCGTCTCAGAGAAGCTCGTCTTCTTCGAGCTGATTCTGGACAACATggaaagggaggaagaggactGGCATAACTATATCGAAGGAACAGACAAGCTGGACATGAAGCTGGAAGACATCATG gacaCCATCAACAACGTGAAGGCTCGTCTGGGCAAAAGTGTGCACATCCAGAACCTGCTGCGGGCGTTCGAGGCTCGCGATAGAAACATCCAGGAGAGTAACTTTGACACGGTGAACTTTTGGTCGATCTTTAATGTCATTATAATGATGTTGGTATCGTCGGTTCAGGTCTACCTGGTCCGCTCACTGTTTGAAGACAAAAGGAAAATTCGTACATAA